In Rhodamnia argentea isolate NSW1041297 chromosome 11, ASM2092103v1, whole genome shotgun sequence, one genomic interval encodes:
- the LOC115756849 gene encoding 3-hydroxy-3-methylglutaryl-coenzyme A reductase 1-like: MDVRRRPDKALDGHVNTKSKQHQDAVAGYASSLKASDALPLPLYVTNAVFFTLFFSVVYYLLSRWREKIRTSTPLHLVTPAEMAAIVAFVASFIYLVGFFGVDFVQSLILRPAGDVWTADDEEDEVVVAGADHEKILLKEDSRSSPCGQALDCTPIVHKPKFVDPVVQDAPKEKVIEAVPSALSEEDEDIINSVVQGKTPSYSLETKLGDCKRAAAIRREALQRITGKSLSGLPLEGFDYESILGQCCEMPVGYVQIPVGIAGPLLLDGREYSVPMATTEGCLIASTNRGCKAIFVSGGAASVVLRDGMTRAPIVRFATAKRAADLKFFLENPANFDSLAVVFNRSSRFARLQNIKCAIAGKNLYTRFSCSTGDAMGMNMVSKGVQNVLDFLQNDFPDMDVLGISGNYCSDKKPAAVNWIEGRGKSVVCEATIKGDVVRKVLKTSVEALVELNMLKNLTGSAMAGALGGFNAHASNIVAAVYIATGQDPAQNVESSHCITMMEALNDGKDLHVSVTMPSIEVGTVGGGTQLASQSACLNLLGVKGANKEAAGANARLLATVVAGSVLAGELSLMSAIAAGQLVNSHMKYNRSSKDVTKLSS; this comes from the exons ATGGACGTTCGCCGGCGACCTGACAAGGCCCTCGACGGCCACGTCAACACCAAGTCCAAGCAGCACCAGGACGCCGTCGCCGGCTACGCATCGTCCCTCAAGGCGTCGGATGCCCTGCCGCTCCCCCTCTACGTCACCAATGCCGTCTTCTTCACGCTCTTCTTCTCCGTCGTTTACTACCTCCTCTCGCGGTGGAGGGAGAAGATCCGCACGTCGACGCCGCTCCACCTGGTGACCCCCGCCGAGATGGCGGCCATCGTCGCCTTCGTGGCCTCCTTCATCTACCTCGTCGGGTTCTTCGGCGTCGACTTCGTCCAGTCCCTCATCCTCCGTCCCGCCGGTGATGTGTGGACGGCAGAcgatgaagaggatgaggtcGTGGTCGCCGGGGCCGATCACGAGAAGATCCTCCTCAAGGAGGATTCCCGCAGTTCGCCCTGTGGCCAGGCTCTCGACTGCACGCCAATCGTGCACAAACCTAAGTTTGTCGATCCGGTCGTGCAGGACGCCCCGAAAGAGAAGGTGATTGAGGCAGTGCCCAGCGCTTTATCCGAAGAGGACGAGGATATTATCAATTCGGTTGTCCAGGGAAAGACGCCATCGTACTCGCTCGAGACGAAGCTTGGGGACTGCAAGAGAGCTGCTGCGATTCGGCGCGAGGCGTTGCAGAGGATCACGGGGAAGTCCCTCTCGGGATTGCCCTTGGAGGGCTTCGACTACGAGTCCATATTGGGACAGTGCTGCGAGATGCCAGTTGGATATGTGCAGATACCAGTGGGGATTGCTGGGCCACTGTTGCTTGACGGGAGGGAGTACTCTGTCCCGATGGCGACCACCGAGGGGTGTCTGATAGCGAGCACGAACAGGGGCTGCAAGGCCATTTTCGTGTCCGGTGGCGCAGCCAGCGTCGTGTTGAGGGATGGGATGACCAGGGCTCCTATCGTGAGGTTCGCCACGGCGAAGAGAGCGGCTGATCTCAAGTTCTTCTTGGAGAATCCCGCGAATTTCGACAGCTTGGCCGTTGTTTTCAACAG GTCCAGTAGATTTGCAAGGCTCCAAAACATCAAGTGTGCGATTGCTGGAAAGAATCTGTACACGAGATTCTCCTGCAGCACAGGAGATGCGATGGGCATGAACATGGTCTCGAAAGGAGTCCAGAACGTTCTGGACTTCCTCCAGAACGACTTCCCCGACATGGACGTCCTCGGGATCTCCGGGAATTACTGCTCCGACAAGAAGCCGGCGGCGGTGAACTGGATCGAGGGGCGAGGGAAATCCGTAGTCTGTGAGGCCACCATCAAGGGCGATGTGGTGAGGAAGGTGCTGAAGACGAGCGTCGAGGCCTTGGTCGAGCTCAACATGCTGAAGAACCTCACTGGCTCCGCCATGGCTGGGGCTCTCGGAGGCTTCAACGCCCACGCGAGTAACATTGTGGCAGCCGTCTATATCGCCACGGGTCAAGATCCCGCCCAGAATGTGGAGAGTTCTCACTGCATAACCATGATGGAGGCCCTTAACGATGGAAAGGACCTTCATGTTTCTGTGACCATGCCTTCTATTGAG GTGGGTACAGTTGGAGGCGGGACTCAGCTCGCTTCCCAGTCGGCATGTCTGAACCTGCTCGGCGTGAAAGGTGCTAACAAGGAGGCAGCGGGAGCTAACGCGAGGCTTCTGGCCACGGTCGTGGCCGGCTCTGTCCTCGCCGGTGAACTCTCTCTCATGTCGGCTATCGCGGCGGGGCAGCTCGTGAACAGCCACATGAAGTACAACAGATCCAGCAAGGACGTTACCAAGCTCTCCTCTTAA